The Miscanthus floridulus cultivar M001 unplaced genomic scaffold, ASM1932011v1 os_1663, whole genome shotgun sequence sequence CCCCACGCCGCCCGCCAGCCCGCCCGCCCGTACGCGCTACCACGCCGCCGCCAGCCCCCTCCGCCCTCGCTCGCTCGCCGCCCCGCGCCACCCGCCGCACGCGCTCCCGCCCAGCGCCACCagcccccgcgcccgcgccccccCAGCCCTCGCCGCGCGCCCCCCCGCAGCCCGAGACGGCGCGCGCCCCGCCGGCACGCCCCCGcagcccccgcgccgcgcgccccacAGCCGCCCCCCCGGCTCGCCCCCCAGCCCGAGCGGTGGCGCGCCCCGCCGGCGCGCCCCTGTCCCTGCGCGTCGAGGTCCATCCGGCCGTCGCGCCCCCTCCCCGGCCCCTGCGGCCGGCCCCGAGTGACGGCTTCATCCCCTGCGGGGAGGGAGCTCTGGGAGTGGGCATCCCTGGTGTCGCCCTTCTTCTTCTGGGGCACGGCTATGGTGGCCATGAAGGGGGTCATCCCCCGCACGGGTCCATTCTTCGTCGCCGCGCTGCGCCTGCTCCCCGCCGCCGCGCTGCTCGTCGCTTTCGCCGTCGCGCGCGGCAGGAAGCAGCCCTCCGGCTGGGAGGCCTGGCTCGACATCGCCGCGTTCGGACTCATCGACGCCGCCTGCTTCCAGGCGCGTAATCGTGGCCATGTTGACAGCTCAAGGCGTTGGTAGTTTTTAGCGTCTGTGCATGGAGTGTGTCTGTGATTCTTGGAATCTAACGCGCGGTGTTTATTCTTGCTTGCTTTCGTAGGGCTTTCTCGCGGAGGGATTGCAGAAGACGTCGGCTGGGCTCGCGAGCGTAAGGCGAAATCCAAACTCCCGCTGTCGTGGGGCTCTTGCTTCTCGAGGTTTGCCTTCTGCTGATGCTagttcaaacttttcatatgcagTAGACAGTTTAGCAATCTTGAGACCTGAATATTGATTATAGTGACAAAAGTTTGATTGTTCatattctattttctccatgttgaaGTGCAAGGCGAACATTCATGCATACATATGTATGCTCTTTATTATGCAATATTTTGGACCACACCTTAACTGATTTGGTGTTTAAAACAATTGTCTTCTGCAAACGTTCTATATTCTTCTCCACTGTTTCTATGTCAAGTGTATGTTTACAGCACATATCGTCTGTAAAATGTTCAAAAATGGTTTATGGTCATCTGCACGCCCCCGCAGCCCCCGCCCTGCCACTGGTTTGGTTACTTGTGTTGCAACTTCCATACAAGGTGTATTTCTAACAGTCATTGTTTCTTTATGTGTGTAACTTTTAGCTTGATATATGTGTTGGGCTTTACATTCAGGAAAAGAAAATATGCCGATATGATAATCAATGGGTGAAATTAGCCAAAAGCAGTGTGACATGGCTGCAACCTTTGAATTGACGATAGGAATCGTAAGATGTTGTTTTGGTGTTCCTGTTGCAGGTTCTTCAGCCCACTTGGGATGGTTCCAGTTATTGCATTGGCGGGGCTTGGTCTTTTCGAGAGAGGATTCCCAGTGGTAAAGGCTCAGCTAATAATTTGCTCTTATCATTATCAATAATACGTGGCTTGTACTGTCAGAATATATGTTTCTTACGTGGGAGCTTTAGAGAAGTTCGTTTAAATCATATTAATTCAGTTACTATGAAGGACTGTAGCCTAAATGTGCATTATAGTAGTGTATATCAGTATTCTTCCCAGAAGCTCATTAGTCGATTTGATGTTCTTAGATTGGAACGTGTGTGGAGATTGGTCTTCCGATGCTTGTCCTGTTTGTGGCACTTTCCCAATATCTGAAGCACGTACAAGTGTGCCATTTTCCGATATTGGAGAGGTTCTCAGTGCTCATCTCCATCGCACTTGTCTGGTTATATGCCCACATCCTCACTGTGAGTGGGGCATACAAACATAGTTCGCAGGTCACCCAACTCAACTGCCGAACTGACCGTGCAAACCTCATCACAACCATGCCATGGTCTGTAGATTGATGCTTCAACCATTGCTTTATTTTCATCTCATTCTTTCACACTTATGGAATGAACTTGTTTGATCTCCTCAGGTTTGATGTTCCCTACCCACTGCAATGGGGTCCCCCGACTTTCAGCGCAGATCATTCATTCGGCATGATGGCTGCTGTGGTGGTGTCCTTGGTAGAGGTAAGGGCATCTCCAAGGAAACCCCTTAAAACACTTCCCCGTCTGTTTTCTCTCCTCATTGTACAAAACAGCAATCTAATAGCACTCATCTGTGCACCCATCTCTCTCTCAAATTTGGGGGAGGTTTGAGGGGTCTCCCATCTGTGCAATCCTACATGACAGTATGCTTTTGGGTAGACAAAGTGACTTTCACTTTTAAATAAAGGATCAAATATTTAAACAAAGTGTACGGTCGTATTTCTTGCAACTAACCCAATAACTCGAGATCCATATCATATCAACTATGTTTTAGTGTTTTAAAAAGTATGACTTGCGAAAATTCAAATTATTTGAACTATGACATctaaaaatttaaatttgaaaTGTTGTCGAATGCTATGTGACTGAATATTTACATTCAAGTTATTGTGATGCCAAAGGAGACCTGAACTATAgtatagtgttgttgtagaatgtaAGAGAGAAGAAAAGATGGGGCATGAGAAAAACTAGTGGATACCATTCCCCCAGCCCTCAAATGCACAGATAGAAATAGCAGATGGGGGCAAATGGTTCCAGGCGCCACAACATCCCATTACTCCATGTGATCTCTAGCAGCATAGACAATGCAGTTACTTGACATCGTGCTGAACTTATTTGTCTGACTATTTTGAGCATTGCAGTCTACCGGAGCATTTAAGGCTGCTGCCCGGTTGGCAAGTGCGACGCCCCCACCACCATTTGTCCTGAGCAGGGGAATTGGATGGCAGGTCAGTTCTTGTCATACACTAAGAAACATTGAGATACTATCTTGTTGGTGACTCCTCTATGAGaagattaatatttattttctgtcTTCTGACATGTGAAAAATCAGGGAATCGGGCTGCTATTAGATGGGCTATTTGGTACTGCCAGCGGCGCTACTGTCTCTGTGTAAGTGTGTCTGCTTATTTGTCACAACAAGTTTGCATCCAGATCTCCAGTGTCATGCCATGCCTGACATCATGTATATTACTTTGCCTAACAGGGAGAACGTCGGTCTCCTAGGATCAACCAGGATTGGTAGCAGAAGAGTCATTCAGATCTCCGCTGGTTTCATGATCTTCTTCTCCATCCTAGGTGAAATATTATTGTCAGTACAGTCAATAAAATGACACTGAACCAATTTTTCTCTGGTTCTCAACTCATTTTGTGGTTTCAGGGAAATTCGGAGCGCTGTTCGCCTCAATTCCATTCACACTGTTTGCTGCTATATACTGTGTATTGTTTGGCTATGTCGGTATGTAATATTTGAAATGTCAAAAGAAAATATCTCTGTTATAAATGTGGTGTTATAAATGAGGACTATGTAATATTTTTAGGGTACTTTTGAAcgtgtggtttgtaatatattgtggatttcggacaaatttggtcgtttgtgatatataaatgtggtttgtgacatattggtgttgatttgtggtttgtgatatatatatatatatatatattatatatatatatatatatatatgctttgttgtttacatggaaaagcaaaaaaaaaaaaaaaagaattttagaggtggcttccccgagtgcctgt is a genomic window containing:
- the LOC136534200 gene encoding nucleobase-ascorbate transporter 2-like; this translates as MVAMKGVIPRTGPFFVAALRLLPAAALLVAFAVARGRKQPSGWEAWLDIAAFGLIDAACFQARLSRGGIAEDVGWARERKAKSKLPLSWGSCFSRFFSPLGMVPVIALAGLGLFERGFPVIGTCVEIGLPMLVLFVALSQYLKHVQVCHFPILERFSVLISIALVWLYAHILTVSGAYKHSSQVTQLNCRTDRANLITTMPWFDVPYPLQWGPPTFSADHSFGMMAAVVVSLVESTGAFKAAARLASATPPPPFVLSRGIGWQGIGLLLDGLFGTASGATVSVENVGLLGSTRIGSRRVIQISAGFMIFFSILGKFGALFASIPFTLFAAIYCVLFGYVGM